Proteins encoded in a region of the Rickettsia tillamookensis genome:
- a CDS encoding epoxyqueuosine reductase QueH — translation MSEVFEIPGGGKVLLHCCCAPCVGPLMEKMIDTGIKFTLFFYNPNIHPKKEYELRKNENIKFAEKHNIEFIDADYDPQNWFRRAKGMEFEPERGKRCTMCFDMRFERTALYAYENGFKVITSSLGISRWKDMNQINESGTRAASHYEGITYWTYNWRKDGGASRMYEIAKEENFYKQEFCGCVYSFRDTNDWRVANNRPKIEIGKEYY, via the coding sequence ATGAGTGAAGTTTTTGAAATACCGGGCGGTGGTAAGGTTTTACTACATTGTTGTTGTGCTCCTTGCGTTGGTCCTTTAATGGAAAAAATGATCGATACCGGCATTAAGTTTACGCTTTTTTTCTATAATCCTAATATTCATCCTAAAAAAGAATATGAGCTTCGTAAGAACGAAAATATTAAGTTTGCCGAAAAGCATAATATAGAATTTATCGATGCAGATTATGATCCGCAAAATTGGTTTAGGCGTGCTAAAGGGATGGAGTTTGAACCTGAGCGAGGTAAACGCTGCACAATGTGCTTTGATATGCGTTTTGAGCGTACGGCTTTATATGCTTATGAGAACGGCTTTAAGGTTATAACTAGCTCGCTTGGTATTTCTAGATGGAAAGATATGAACCAAATTAATGAATCAGGAACTAGGGCTGCATCTCATTACGAAGGGATAACCTATTGGACTTATAATTGGCGTAAAGATGGTGGTGCTAGTAGGATGTACGAAATCGCTAAAGAAGAGAATTTTTACAAACAAGAATTTTGCGGATGTGTTTATTCTTTCCGTGATACTAACGATTGGCGTGTAGCTAATAACCGTCCTAAAATCGAGATTGGTAAGGAGTATTATTAA
- a CDS encoding RP853 family protein, with protein MNNAIVLNNINTNLFKKDIVNNFVNNLTKSTCSTIANMLAIDYTLRLNSKPEAEKYINKCISRLKNYLGMRVINDDNFSVALELFAIMITSEDENEQNKNNILEQSQDIIAENLVEVYFGDEKINSTEKEKIKNIFKTLLKEKNFDKIINYAESHKKLFKASVIYAVKKYNNIDEATIYIKKEFNKILEMSLAFTQKSNIFKQATGKIAGAVCALLVGAISVATAGAAFSIIVVPASIFAVRYAPELGEKIGGLILNNDNAIKLEQSNIDKFTKTLQNDKESLLSQEKTKNIKQNIKVSPSQINAKLTKKVVNEKHR; from the coding sequence ATGAATAATGCTATAGTACTTAATAACATAAATACTAATTTATTTAAAAAAGATATTGTTAATAATTTTGTCAATAATCTTACGAAATCTACTTGCTCTACTATTGCAAATATGCTTGCTATAGATTATACGCTAAGGCTTAATTCTAAACCGGAGGCTGAAAAATATATTAATAAATGTATTTCTAGACTCAAAAATTATTTAGGTATGCGGGTTATTAACGATGATAATTTTTCCGTAGCATTAGAGTTATTTGCAATAATGATTACTTCTGAAGACGAAAATGAGCAAAATAAGAATAATATTTTAGAGCAATCACAAGATATAATAGCAGAAAATCTTGTAGAAGTTTATTTTGGAGATGAAAAAATAAATAGTACCGAAAAAGAAAAAATTAAAAATATATTTAAAACTCTTTTAAAAGAGAAGAATTTTGACAAAATAATAAATTATGCGGAATCTCATAAAAAATTATTTAAGGCTTCTGTAATATATGCAGTGAAGAAATATAATAATATTGATGAAGCAACAATCTATATAAAGAAAGAATTTAATAAAATATTAGAGATGTCTTTAGCATTTACACAAAAAAGTAATATATTTAAACAAGCAACCGGAAAAATCGCCGGTGCTGTTTGTGCTTTATTAGTCGGAGCAATTAGTGTTGCGACTGCAGGAGCGGCTTTTTCTATCATAGTTGTACCGGCATCGATTTTTGCAGTCAGATATGCCCCTGAACTTGGCGAAAAAATTGGAGGATTAATTTTAAATAATGATAATGCAATAAAACTAGAACAAAGCAATATAGATAAGTTCACGAAAACATTACAAAATGATAAAGAAAGTCTTCTATCTCAAGAAAAAACAAAAAACATCAAACAAAATATTAAAGTTTCTCCTTCTCAAATAAATGCTAAATTAACTAAGAAAGTGGTTAATGAAAAACATAGATAA